One genomic window of Glycine soja cultivar W05 chromosome 9, ASM419377v2, whole genome shotgun sequence includes the following:
- the LOC114368272 gene encoding uncharacterized protein LOC114368272, with the protein MEEISGDPVDGSFVFLWKLKIPPKPKIFTWRLIKDRLPTKLNLRGRQVEITDPMCPLCNNSEEDAAHLFFNCSNVLPLWWESLSWVKSVGAFPKEPKDHFMQHTIRNATQSKDMRWSCWWIALTRTIWQHRNKLVFDNQTFNATKLMDEALLLLWSWLKAMEKYFDTHFNQWSSNLADAFM; encoded by the coding sequence ATGGAGGAAATAAGTGGGGATCCAGTGGATGGGAGTTTTGTGTTTCTGTGGAAGCTTAAGATACCACCTAAGCCAAAGATATTTACCTGGCGACTCATCAAAGATCGCTTACCAACGAAGCTGAACCTAAGAGGGAGACAAGTGGAGATAACTGACCCAATGTGCCCGTTATGCAACAATTCCGAGGAGGATGCAGCACACCTTTTCTTCAATTGCAGCAACGTCCTCCCCTTGTGGTGGGAGTCACTTTCATGGGTTAAGTCAGTGGGTGCTTTCCCCAAAGAACCCAAAGATCATTTTATGCAGCATACTATAAGGAACGCTACACAATCAAAAGATATGAGATGGAGCTGCTGGTGGATAGCCCTCACAAGGACCATATGGCAACACAGAAACAAGTTGGTATTTGATAATCAAACTTTTAACGCAACCAAGCTTATGGATGAAGCACTTCTTCTTCTATGGTCCTGGCTTAAAGCaatggaaaaatattttgatacacATTTCAATCAGTGGTCCTCTAATCTGGCAGATGCCTTTATGTAA